From a single Raphanus sativus cultivar WK10039 chromosome 3, ASM80110v3, whole genome shotgun sequence genomic region:
- the LOC108847021 gene encoding uncharacterized protein LOC108847021 has product MSSSNSNQAMRQWMYARIDPNTNQVSNSFTEGLKSFMAIAKNHVLFAQKQKIFCPCIKCENRKFLDEQTVAGHLYNRGFMANYLVWVAHGENYGVDDHQQHAHENTNTPIDVSMEAQNSYVEMISDAFNDHTSSHISIEEDPNEEAKKFFSLLNASQNPIYDGCREGHSQLSLAARCMTLKTDYNLSEKCMDYIAQMLKDYMPADNTATASYYDTKKLMRSLGLPYKKIDVCQSNCMIFWKNDANLESCKFCGAARFKSAKPGRKKVPFRQMFYLPIADRLKRLYQSKKTASHMRWHKEHYSTQAGNVMSHPSDGEAWKHFNQLYPDFANESRNVYLGLCTDGFNPFGMSGQNYSLWPVILTPYNLPPDMCMKHEFMFLTILIPGPNHPKRSLDVFLQPLIEELNGLWTDGVESYDVSLKQNFTLRAMLLWTISDFPAYAMLSGWTTHGRLACPYCMDDTEAFWLKHGRKTCWFDCHRRFLPKDHSLRRNKKNFRKNKVVDSDPPTIYSGEALWTDHVTGLPKTANCGGEGHPKIAGYGEKHNWHKQSIFWELPYWKHLLLRHNLDVMHIEKNFFDNIINTLLNVQGKTKDNVKSRLDLADICNRKDLHMTNEGKAPVPLFRLSPESKTCLFNWLKKDVKFSDGYSSNLSSSVDFNGGKLSGMKSHDCHVFMQRLLPIAFAELLPSNIHQALSGISLFFRDLCARTLDRDSVEILASNIAIIMCNLEKIFPPSFFDVMEHLSVHLPHEAKLGGPVQFRWMYPFERYMYHLKKKAKNKAKIEGSIVEQYVNEEISDFCSYYFEANIQTKSRNDSRNDDGGGVHNNLFPDISEIFLQGGRGSGKALDVWLDSKDYQRAHSYVLLNCSYLQPFEKLFEEDIKKTHPTTNEAQLFDLKERQFGSWLKKHIGVDTNHSIYPLWLHDLVHGPATKVTSWPIYFCRGYNFHTLDHGKDRSTFNYGVCVKGTSDSSGESECYGIIKQIFELYYPGVVGLRIVLFRCDWYDSTMDKGVRINRSGIVDVNRSRRYGKYDPFIFASQADQVCFISYPRLSQGNSNWYATMKMQPRGKIICSEELDPSPLQYESDNTVIILLLFFLLGLLLFTDEDDMHVQRSYAFLVSSPEKKREKEWRWLLGGDLHGQTRWSSSDSSSSFDGALGLPLVFNL; this is encoded by the exons TTCGAGTAATTCTAATCAAGCTATGAGGCAATGGATGTATGCAAGAATTGATCCCAATACCAATCAAGTCTCAAATTCATTTACAGAAGGATTGAAAAGTTTCATGGCTATTGCTAAAAACCATGTTTTATTTGCTCAAAAGCAGAAGATATTCTGTCCTTGCATCAAGTGTGAGAACAGAAAATTTCTTGATGAGCAAACAGTCGCTGGCCATTTATATAACAGAGGGTTTATGGCTAATTATCTTGTTTGGGTTGCACATGGAGAAAACTATGGAGTTGACGATCACCAGCAACATGCTCATGAAAATACAAACACACCCATAGATGTCTCCATGGAAGCTCAAAACTCTTATGTTGAGATGATAAGTGATGCCTTTAATGATCATACATCATCTCATATAAGTATTGAAGAAGATCCCAATGAAGAAGCCAAAAAGTTTTTCAGTCTGTTAAATGCAAGCCAAAATCCTATATATGATGGATGCCGAGAAGGACACTCACAATTGTCATTGGCGGCTCGATGTATGACTCTgaaaacagattataacttgTCTGAGAAGTGCATGGATTATATTGCTCAAATGTTGAAAGACTACATGCCTGCAGATAACACTGCCACTGCTTCATACTACGACACAAAGAAGCTGATGCGATCATTGGGACTGCCTTACAAAAAGATAGATGTGTGTCAGAGTAACTGTATGATCTTCTGGAAAAACGACGCAAACCTAGAAAGCTGTAAATTTTGTGGAGCTGCCAGATTCAAAAGTGCAAAACCTGGAAGAAAAAAAGTTCCTTTTCGACAAATGTTTTATCTGCCAATAGCTGATAGACTGAAAAGATTATATCAGTCAAAGAAGACAGCTTCACATATGAGGTGGCACAAAGAGCATTATTCAACTCAGGCTGGTAATGTAATGAGTCATCCATCAGATGGTGAAGCATGGAAACATTTTAACCAGCTATATCCTGATTTTGCCAATGAATCTAGAAATGTCTATCTTGGTTTGTGCACAGATGGATTTAATCCTTTTGGTATGTCTGGTCAAAATTATTCGCTGTGGCCGGTCATTCTTACTCCATATAATCTACCACCTGACATGTGTATGAAACATGAGTTTATGTTTCTCACAATATTAATTCCTGGTCCCAACCATCCAAAAAGGAGTTTAGATGTGTTTTTACAGCCTCTCATAGAGGAGCTTAATGGTTTATGGACTGATGGAGTTGAGTCATATGATGTATCGCTGAAGCAGAACTTTACATTACGAGCTATGCTTTTATGGACGATCAGTGATTTCCCCGCTTATGctatgttatctggatggacaactcATGGACGTTTAGCATGTCCTTATTGTATGGACGACACTGAAGCTTTTTGGCTGAAGCATGGAAGGAAAAcatgttggtttgattgtcaccGTCGTTTTCTTCCAAAAGATCATAGTCTGCGCCGTAACAAGAAAAACttcagaaaaaataaagtaGTTGATTCTGATCCACCAACGATATATTCAGGCGAAGCTTTATGGACTGATCATGTGACGGGTTTACCAAAGACTGCTAACTGTGGAGGAGAAGGACATCCAAAAATAGCGGGATACGGTGAGAAACATAATTGGCATAAgcagagtatattttgggagctaccttattggaaacatcttcttcttcgtcataatcttgatgtgatgcatatcgagaagaatttttttgataatatcaTCAATACATTACTGAATGTTCAAGGGAAAACAAAAGACAATGTTAAATCCCGTCTTGATTTGGCTGATATTTGCAATCGCAAGGACCTGCATATGACTAATGAGGGAAAAGCTCCAGTTCCATTATTTAGATTATCTCCTGAATCCAAGACGTGTCTATTTAATTGGTTGAAAAAGGATGTTAAATTTTCTGATGGCTATTCGTCGAATCTATCTTCTTCGGTTGATTTTAATGGAGGAAAGCTTTCTggaatgaagagtcatgactgtcatgtttTTATGCAAAGATTACTTCCAATAGCTTTTGCGGAATTATTACCTAGCAACATCCACCAAGCATTAtcgg GTATAAGTTTATTCTTTCGTGATCTATGTGCACGGACCTTGGACAGAGATTCTGTGGAGATATTAGCTAGCAATATCGCTATTATCATGTGTAACTTGGAGAAAATATTTCCACCATCTTTTTTTGATGTGATGGAGCATTTGAGCGTTCATCTCCCTCATGAGGCAAAGCTAGGTGGTCCAGTCCAATTTCGATGGATGTATCCATTTGAACGATATATGTATCATTTGAAGAAGAAGGCAAAAAATAAAGCTAAAATTGAAGGATCCATCGTAGAACAATATGTTAACGAGGAAATTTCAGATTTTTGTTCATACTACTTTGAGGCTAATATTCAGACTAAAAGTCGCAATGACTCTCGCAATGATGATGGAGGTGGCGTGCATAACAATTTATTTCCAGATATTTCTGAAATATTTTTACAAGGTGGAAGAGGCAGTGGGAAAGCTTTGGACGTTTGGTTGGACTCAAAAGATTATCAACGTGCACATTCGTACGTCCTTTTAAATTGTAGTTATCTACAACCCTTTGAAAA ATTATTCGAAGAAGACATAAAAAAGACGCATCCCACCACAAATGAGGCTCAGTTGTTTGATTTAAAAGAACGTCAGTTTGGATCATGGTTGAAAAAACAT ATTGGAGTTGACACTAACCACAGTATATATCCGTTATGGTTGCATGACTTGGTACACGGACCGGCAACTAAAGTAACCTCTTGGCCAATTTATTTTTGTCGAGGATACAACTTCCATACGCTAGATCATGGAAAAGATCGCAGTACGTTCAACTATGGTGTTTGTGTGAAAGGAACATCTGATTCAAGTGGAGAATCTGAATGTTATGgaatcataaaacaaatatttgagTTGTATTATCCAGGAGTTGTTGGTCTTAGAATTGTTCTTTTCAGATGCGATTGGTATGACTCAACAATGGATAAAGGTGTACGCATAAACAGATCAGGGATCGTTGATGTTAATCGCTCTAGACGGTACGGAAAATATGATCCCTTTATTTTTGCTAGCCAAGCAGACCAAGTATGCTTTATATCGTATCCTCGTCTAAGCCAAGGAAATAGTAATTGGTATGCAACAATGAAGATGCAACCAAGAGGAAAAATTATATGCAGTGAAGAATTGGATCCGAGTCCTTTACAATACGAGA